In Streptomyces sp. NBC_01551, one DNA window encodes the following:
- a CDS encoding AAA family ATPase: MTMPENSTGAEALRPHAEDAFAHELKALAAADDRPRPTRWKLSPWAVATYLLGGTLDDGTVITPKYVGPRRIVEVAVTTLATDRALLLLGVPGTAKTWVSEHLAAAVSGDSTLLVQGTAGTPEEAIRYGWNYARLLAHGPSREALVPSPVMRAMADGMTARVEELTRIPADVQDTLITVLSEKTLPIPELGQEVQAVRGFNLIATANDRDRGVNELSSALRRRFNTVVLPLPATADAEVDIVARRVDQMGRALDLPAAPEGLEEIRRVVTVFRELRDGVTGDGRTKVKSPSGTLSTAEAISVVTNGLALAAHFGDGVLRPSDVAAGILGAVVRDPAADKVVWQEYLEAVVRERDGWKDFYRACREVTA, from the coding sequence ATGACCATGCCCGAGAACAGCACCGGCGCCGAGGCGCTGCGACCGCACGCCGAAGACGCCTTCGCACACGAACTGAAAGCCCTGGCGGCCGCCGACGACCGGCCCCGCCCGACCCGCTGGAAGCTCTCCCCGTGGGCGGTGGCCACGTACCTGCTCGGCGGCACCCTCGACGACGGGACGGTCATCACGCCCAAGTACGTCGGACCGCGCCGCATCGTCGAGGTCGCCGTCACCACCCTCGCCACCGACCGCGCCCTGCTCCTGCTCGGCGTCCCCGGCACCGCCAAGACCTGGGTGTCCGAACACCTCGCCGCGGCCGTCAGCGGGGACTCCACCCTCCTCGTCCAAGGCACCGCCGGCACCCCCGAGGAAGCCATCCGGTACGGCTGGAACTACGCCCGGCTCCTCGCCCACGGCCCCAGCCGCGAGGCCCTCGTCCCCAGCCCCGTCATGCGCGCCATGGCCGACGGCATGACCGCCCGCGTCGAGGAGCTCACCCGCATCCCCGCCGACGTCCAGGACACCCTCATCACCGTCCTGTCGGAGAAGACCCTCCCCATACCGGAACTCGGCCAGGAGGTGCAGGCCGTACGCGGCTTCAACCTCATCGCCACCGCCAACGACCGCGACCGCGGGGTCAACGAGCTCTCCAGCGCGCTGCGCCGCCGCTTCAACACCGTCGTGCTGCCCCTGCCCGCCACCGCCGACGCCGAGGTCGACATCGTCGCCCGCCGCGTCGACCAGATGGGCCGCGCGCTCGACCTGCCGGCCGCGCCCGAAGGGCTGGAGGAGATCCGCCGCGTCGTCACCGTCTTCCGCGAGCTGCGCGACGGGGTCACGGGCGACGGCCGCACCAAGGTCAAGTCGCCCAGCGGAACCCTGTCCACCGCCGAGGCCATCTCCGTCGTCACCAACGGCCTCGCCCTGGCGGCCCACTTCGGGGACGGCGTCCTGCGCCCCTCCGACGTGGCCGCGGGGATCCTCGGGGCCGTCGTGCGCGACCCGGCCGCCGACAAGGTCGTCTGGCAGGAATACCTGGAGGCCGTCGTCCGTGAGCGGGACGGCTGGAAGGACTTCTACCGGGCCTGCCGGGAGGTGACGGCATGA
- a CDS encoding SWIM zinc finger family protein, with protein sequence MTEQGDRWTAEQVLALAPDVASRKAGGRLGGPGPWSQTGGSASGAVWGLCKGSGSTPYRTVVDLTGPAYKCSCPSRKFPCKHALGLLLLWAAEGLGEPGQAPDWAGEWLAGRAAKAARPAGGPAKPVDEEAARRRAERRAARVGAGVGELEQRLSDLLRGGLAGQEQTGYAGWEETAARMVDAQAPGLAARVRELGTIPSCGPGWPARMLEEAALLHLLDRAWLGVSALPEPLAATVRNRVGIPGASGEGEAVRDRWLVLSQYDSVSADGRLTTRRIWLRGLGSGRPALVLDFGPPGRPPGLALPVGLVLEAEARFRPGSAGLRADLGERFAAATPCAQAPAGVSTEAALEAYGAALREDPWLDSWPVVLGPVLPIPGELGWQLADVEGTSALPVALAGGRSRSGLWQLAALSGGGPVTVFGECGHRGFTPLTAWQPDTPEPVALV encoded by the coding sequence ATGACTGAGCAGGGGGACCGCTGGACGGCGGAACAGGTACTGGCTCTGGCTCCTGACGTGGCGTCACGCAAGGCGGGGGGCAGGCTCGGCGGGCCGGGCCCGTGGTCGCAGACCGGAGGTTCCGCTTCCGGTGCGGTGTGGGGGTTGTGCAAGGGCAGCGGCAGTACGCCGTACCGGACGGTCGTGGACCTGACGGGCCCGGCGTACAAGTGCTCCTGCCCGAGCCGGAAGTTCCCGTGCAAGCACGCGCTGGGGCTGCTGCTGCTCTGGGCGGCGGAGGGGCTGGGCGAGCCCGGCCAGGCGCCGGACTGGGCCGGGGAATGGCTCGCCGGGCGGGCGGCGAAGGCCGCGCGCCCGGCCGGCGGGCCGGCCAAGCCGGTGGACGAGGAGGCCGCCCGGCGCCGGGCCGAGCGGCGGGCGGCGCGCGTCGGCGCGGGCGTCGGAGAGCTCGAACAGCGGCTCTCGGACCTGCTGCGGGGCGGCCTGGCCGGCCAGGAGCAGACGGGCTACGCGGGCTGGGAGGAGACCGCGGCCCGGATGGTCGACGCCCAGGCCCCCGGACTGGCCGCGCGGGTGCGGGAGTTGGGGACGATACCCAGTTGCGGGCCCGGCTGGCCCGCCCGGATGCTGGAGGAGGCCGCGCTGCTGCACCTGCTGGACCGGGCCTGGCTTGGGGTTTCGGCGTTGCCGGAACCGCTGGCGGCGACGGTCCGCAACCGGGTGGGGATACCGGGCGCCTCCGGGGAGGGGGAGGCGGTACGGGACCGGTGGCTGGTCCTGTCCCAGTACGACTCGGTGTCCGCGGACGGCCGCCTCACCACCCGCCGGATATGGCTGCGCGGGCTGGGGAGCGGGCGCCCGGCCCTGGTGCTCGACTTCGGGCCGCCCGGGCGGCCGCCGGGGCTGGCGCTGCCGGTGGGGCTGGTGCTGGAGGCGGAGGCTCGCTTCCGGCCCGGTTCGGCGGGGCTCCGGGCGGACCTCGGGGAGCGGTTCGCGGCGGCGACGCCGTGCGCGCAGGCCCCGGCCGGGGTGAGCACGGAGGCCGCCCTGGAGGCGTACGGGGCGGCGCTGCGCGAGGACCCGTGGCTGGATTCCTGGCCCGTGGTGCTGGGCCCGGTCCTCCCGATACCGGGCGAGCTGGGCTGGCAACTGGCGGACGTGGAGGGGACGTCCGCCCTGCCGGTGGCCCTCGCCGGGGGCCGTTCGCGGTCCGGACTGTGGCAGCTGGCCGCCCTCTCGGGCGGCGGTCCCGTCACGGTCTTCGGCGAGTGCGGCCATCGCGGCTTCACTCCGCTGACGGCCTGGCAGCCGGATACGCCGGAGCCCGTGGCCCTGGTCTGA
- a CDS encoding VWA domain-containing protein: MSGTGDVMSADGGERLRRWRMVLGGGEADGTGAVLGGRDAGMDGALGALYGGAGGGRGERSAGLGGSAPNVARWLGDIRTYFPSSVVQVMQRDAIARLGLSTLLLEPEMLEAVEPDVHLVGTLLSLNKAMPETTRETARAVVRKVVEQLEKRLASRTRATLTGALDRSARVSRPRHADIDWNRTIRANLKNYLPEYRTVVPERLIGYGRASQAVKKEVVLCIDQSGSMAASVVYASVFGAVLASMRSIATRLVVFDTAVVDLTDQLDDPVDVLFGTQLGGGTDINRALAYCQSKITRPADTVVVLISDLYEGGIRDEMLKRVAAMKRAGVEFVTLLALSDEGAPAYDREHAAALAALGAPAFACTPDLFPDVMAAALEKRPLPDPRPA, encoded by the coding sequence ATGAGCGGGACGGGAGATGTGATGTCGGCGGATGGTGGGGAGCGGTTGCGGCGGTGGCGGATGGTGCTGGGTGGGGGTGAGGCCGACGGGACCGGGGCCGTGCTCGGGGGGCGCGATGCGGGCATGGACGGGGCGCTCGGGGCGCTGTACGGGGGCGCCGGCGGTGGAAGGGGTGAGCGGTCCGCGGGGCTCGGGGGGTCCGCGCCGAACGTGGCGCGGTGGCTCGGGGACATCCGTACGTACTTCCCCAGCTCCGTCGTCCAGGTGATGCAGCGGGACGCCATCGCACGGCTCGGCCTGTCCACGCTGCTCCTGGAGCCGGAGATGCTGGAGGCCGTCGAGCCGGACGTACATCTGGTCGGCACCCTGCTGTCGCTCAACAAGGCCATGCCCGAGACGACCCGGGAGACGGCCCGCGCCGTCGTCCGCAAGGTCGTCGAGCAGTTGGAGAAGCGGCTCGCGTCCCGCACCCGGGCCACCCTCACCGGCGCACTCGACCGTTCCGCCCGGGTCAGCCGCCCCCGGCACGCGGACATCGACTGGAACCGGACCATCCGGGCGAATCTGAAGAACTATCTGCCCGAGTACCGCACCGTCGTCCCCGAGCGGCTCATCGGGTACGGGCGCGCCTCCCAGGCGGTGAAGAAGGAGGTGGTGCTCTGTATCGACCAGTCCGGGTCGATGGCGGCCTCCGTCGTCTACGCCTCCGTCTTCGGCGCGGTGCTGGCCTCGATGCGGTCCATCGCGACCCGGCTGGTCGTCTTCGACACCGCCGTCGTGGACCTGACCGACCAGCTCGACGACCCCGTCGACGTCCTCTTCGGCACCCAGCTCGGCGGCGGCACCGACATCAACCGGGCGCTCGCGTACTGCCAGTCCAAGATCACCCGCCCCGCCGACACGGTCGTCGTCCTGATCAGCGACCTCTACGAGGGCGGCATACGCGACGAGATGCTGAAGAGGGTCGCCGCCATGAAGCGGGCGGGGGTCGAGTTCGTGACCCTGCTCGCACTGTCGGACGAGGGCGCGCCCGCCTACGATCGCGAACACGCCGCCGCCCTCGCCGCGCTCGGCGCACCGGCCTTCGCCTGCACCCCCGACCTGTTCCCGGACGTCATGGCGGCCGCCCTGGAGAAGCGGCCCCTGCCCGACCCCCGCCCGGCGTAG
- the sucC gene encoding ADP-forming succinate--CoA ligase subunit beta yields MDLFEYQARDLFAKHGVPVLAGEVIDTPEAAREATERLGGKSVVKAQVKVGGRGKAGGVKLAATPDEAVARATDILGMDIKGHTVHKVMIAETAPEILEEYYVSYLLDRTNRTFLAMASVAGGMDIEQVAEETPEKLAKVPVNANEGVTIEKAREIVALAQFPAEVAEKVAEVLVTLWATFIAEDALLVEVNPLAKVANGDVIALDGKVSLDENAEFRQPGHEEFVDHAAANPLEAAAKAKNLNYVKLDGEVGIIGNGAGLVMSTLDVVAYAGENHGGVKPANFLDIGGGASAAVMANGLEIILGDPDVKSVFVNVFGGITACDEVANGIVQALQLLEDKGEAVTKPLVVRLDGNNAELGRKILSDANHPLVQRVDTMDGAADKAAELAAAK; encoded by the coding sequence GTGGACCTGTTCGAGTACCAGGCGAGGGACCTCTTCGCCAAGCACGGTGTACCGGTGCTGGCCGGTGAAGTCATCGACACGCCTGAGGCGGCGCGCGAGGCCACCGAGCGACTGGGCGGCAAGTCGGTCGTCAAGGCGCAGGTGAAGGTCGGCGGCCGCGGCAAGGCCGGCGGCGTCAAGCTCGCCGCCACCCCGGACGAGGCCGTCGCCCGTGCGACGGACATCCTGGGCATGGACATCAAGGGCCACACGGTCCACAAGGTGATGATCGCCGAGACGGCTCCCGAGATCCTCGAGGAGTACTACGTCTCGTACCTGCTGGACCGTACCAACCGCACCTTCCTGGCCATGGCCTCGGTCGCGGGTGGCATGGACATCGAGCAGGTCGCCGAGGAGACCCCGGAGAAGCTCGCCAAGGTCCCGGTGAACGCCAACGAGGGCGTGACCATCGAGAAGGCCCGCGAGATCGTCGCGCTGGCGCAGTTCCCGGCCGAGGTCGCCGAGAAGGTCGCCGAGGTCCTCGTGACCCTGTGGGCCACCTTCATCGCCGAGGACGCGCTCCTCGTCGAGGTCAACCCGCTCGCGAAGGTCGCCAACGGCGACGTCATCGCGCTCGACGGCAAGGTCTCGCTCGACGAGAACGCCGAGTTCCGCCAGCCGGGCCACGAGGAGTTCGTGGACCACGCGGCCGCGAACCCGCTGGAGGCCGCCGCCAAGGCGAAGAACCTCAACTACGTCAAGCTCGACGGTGAGGTCGGCATCATCGGCAACGGCGCGGGTCTCGTCATGAGCACCCTCGACGTCGTCGCGTACGCCGGTGAGAACCACGGCGGCGTCAAGCCCGCCAACTTCCTCGACATCGGCGGTGGCGCCTCCGCCGCCGTCATGGCCAACGGCCTCGAGATCATCCTCGGCGACCCGGACGTCAAGTCCGTGTTCGTCAACGTCTTCGGTGGCATCACCGCCTGCGACGAGGTCGCCAACGGCATCGTCCAGGCGCTGCAGCTGCTCGAGGACAAGGGCGAGGCGGTCACCAAGCCGCTGGTCGTCCGCCTCGACGGCAACAACGCCGAGCTGGGTCGCAAGATCCTGTCGGACGCCAACCACCCGCTGGTTCAGCGCGTGGACACCATGGACGGCGCGGCCGACAAGGCCGCCGAGCTCGCGGCTGCGAAGTAA
- a CDS encoding DUF5682 family protein codes for MSVPAARGPLLLGVRHHGPGSARAVRAALEAARPRAVLIEGPPEGDALLPLAADPGMRPPVALLAHAADDPGRAAFWPLAGFSPEWAAIRWAQERDIPVRFIDLPAAHTLAAEPEARAPDTVRLDPLAVLAETAGYDDPERWWEDVVEHRGAGAADPKAAFEALGEAMGALREEYGDGGHARDLVREAYMRQRMRAARREFGEEYAVVCGAWHVPALRARTTAAADKALLTGLPKVKVETAWVPWTHRRLARAGGYGAGITSPGWYAHLFAARDRPVERWLTKVAGLLREEDRQVSSAHVIEAVRLAETLAAVRGRPLPGLTETLEAVRAVMCDGSDVPLALIEDRLVVGDVLGEVPDAAPVVPLQRDLTRRQRSLRLKAEARDRELELDLRKDTDAAKSLLLHRLRLLGIEWGTPAASRGSTGTFRETWRLRWEPELSVRVAEAGIWGTTVLAAATAKAESDAAGAGELGEVTALAERCLLAGLSEALPAVLRALADRAALDTDVARLAKALPALARSLRYGDVRGTDASALGTVAAGLAERICVALPVACAAGLDADAAAELRGHVDGVHGAIGLLGSQDLRERWSAVLRALAARDTVPGLIRGRAARLLLDDGRLPEEETARLMGLALSPASSPADAAGWIEGFAGGGGTLLVHDERLLGLIDAWLVSVPEGAFIDVLPLLRRTFGAYEPGVRRTLGELARRGPGRASALPGGALPGFAPTLDPTRADAVLPVLRLLLTPTPP; via the coding sequence ATGAGCGTCCCCGCCGCGCGGGGGCCGCTGCTCCTGGGCGTACGGCACCACGGACCAGGCTCCGCCCGCGCCGTGCGGGCCGCCCTGGAGGCGGCCCGGCCCAGAGCCGTGCTCATCGAGGGCCCGCCCGAGGGGGACGCGCTGCTCCCGCTGGCCGCCGACCCTGGGATGCGGCCGCCCGTCGCCCTGCTCGCGCACGCCGCCGACGACCCCGGCCGGGCCGCGTTCTGGCCGCTGGCCGGCTTCTCCCCGGAGTGGGCCGCGATCCGGTGGGCGCAGGAGCGGGACATACCGGTCCGGTTCATCGACCTCCCGGCCGCGCACACGCTGGCCGCGGAACCGGAGGCGCGCGCGCCCGACACCGTACGGCTGGACCCGCTCGCGGTGCTGGCCGAGACCGCCGGGTACGACGACCCCGAGCGCTGGTGGGAGGACGTCGTCGAACACCGGGGCGCCGGAGCGGCCGATCCGAAGGCCGCCTTCGAGGCGCTCGGCGAGGCCATGGGCGCCCTGCGCGAGGAGTACGGGGACGGCGGGCACGCCCGCGACCTGGTCCGCGAGGCGTACATGCGGCAGCGGATGCGCGCCGCCCGCCGGGAGTTCGGCGAGGAGTACGCCGTCGTGTGCGGCGCCTGGCACGTCCCGGCGCTGCGCGCCCGCACCACGGCCGCCGCGGACAAGGCGCTGCTCACCGGGCTTCCCAAGGTCAAGGTGGAGACCGCCTGGGTGCCGTGGACGCACCGTCGGCTCGCCCGGGCCGGCGGGTACGGGGCGGGCATCACCTCGCCCGGGTGGTACGCGCACCTCTTCGCCGCCCGCGACCGGCCGGTCGAGCGCTGGCTGACCAAGGTGGCCGGGCTGTTGCGGGAGGAGGACCGGCAGGTCTCCTCGGCCCATGTCATCGAGGCGGTCCGGCTCGCCGAGACGCTGGCCGCGGTGCGGGGGCGGCCGCTGCCGGGGCTCACCGAGACCCTGGAGGCGGTGCGGGCGGTGATGTGCGACGGCTCGGACGTGCCGCTCGCGCTGATCGAGGACCGGCTGGTCGTCGGCGACGTGCTCGGCGAAGTCCCCGACGCGGCGCCCGTCGTACCGCTCCAGCGGGACCTCACGCGCCGGCAGCGCTCGCTGCGGCTCAAGGCGGAGGCGCGGGACCGGGAGCTCGAACTCGACCTGCGCAAGGACACCGACGCGGCGAAGTCGCTGCTGCTGCACCGGCTGCGGCTGCTCGGCATCGAGTGGGGCACCCCGGCGGCGTCCCGGGGGAGCACGGGGACGTTCCGGGAGACCTGGCGGCTGCGGTGGGAGCCGGAGCTGTCGGTGCGCGTCGCCGAGGCCGGGATCTGGGGCACCACCGTCCTGGCGGCGGCCACGGCGAAGGCCGAGTCGGACGCGGCCGGGGCGGGGGAGCTCGGGGAGGTCACGGCGCTCGCCGAGCGGTGCCTGCTGGCGGGGCTGAGCGAGGCGCTGCCGGCGGTGCTGCGGGCGCTGGCCGACCGGGCCGCGCTGGACACCGACGTGGCGCGGCTGGCCAAGGCGCTGCCCGCGCTGGCCCGCTCGCTGCGGTACGGGGACGTCCGGGGGACCGACGCGTCGGCGCTGGGCACGGTCGCGGCGGGGCTCGCGGAGCGGATCTGCGTGGCGCTGCCGGTCGCGTGCGCGGCGGGGCTCGACGCGGACGCGGCGGCGGAGCTGCGGGGCCATGTGGACGGGGTGCACGGGGCGATCGGGCTGCTGGGGTCGCAGGACCTGCGGGAGCGCTGGTCGGCGGTGCTGCGGGCGCTGGCCGCGCGGGACACGGTGCCCGGGCTGATACGGGGGCGGGCGGCTCGCCTGCTGCTCGACGACGGCCGGCTCCCGGAGGAGGAGACGGCGCGGCTGATGGGGCTCGCCCTGTCGCCGGCGTCCTCCCCGGCCGACGCGGCGGGGTGGATCGAGGGGTTCGCGGGCGGCGGCGGCACGCTGCTGGTCCACGACGAGCGGCTGCTGGGGCTGATCGACGCGTGGCTGGTGTCGGTGCCGGAGGGGGCGTTCATCGACGTACTGCCGCTGCTTCGGCGGACGTTCGGGGCGTATGAGCCGGGCGTGCGGCGCACCCTGGGCGAACTGGCCCGCCGGGGCCCTGGCCGGGCGTCGGCGCTCCCCGGCGGTGCCCTGCCGGGCTTCGCCCCGACCTTGGACCCCACCCGCGCCGACGCGGTCCTCCCGGTACTCCGCCTCCTCCTCACCCCCACCCCGCCGTGA
- the sucD gene encoding succinate--CoA ligase subunit alpha translates to MAIFLNKDSKVIVQGMTGATGMKHTKLMLADGTNIVGGVNPRKAGTTVDFDGTEVPVFGSVAEAMEKTGANVSVLFVPPAFAKAAVVEAIDAEIPLAVVITEGIAVHDSAAFWAYATAKGNKTRIIGPNCPGLITPGQSNAGIIPGDITKPGKIGLVSKSGTLTYQMMYELRDIGFTSAVGIGGDPVIGTTHIDALEAFEADPETELIVMIGEIGGDAEERAADFIAKNVTKPVVGYVAGFTAPEGKTMGHAGAIVSGSSGTAQAKKEALEAAGVKVGKTPTETAKLAREILNAAQ, encoded by the coding sequence ATGGCTATCTTCCTCAACAAGGACAGCAAGGTCATCGTCCAGGGCATGACCGGTGCCACGGGCATGAAGCACACCAAGCTGATGCTGGCTGACGGCACCAACATCGTCGGTGGCGTGAACCCGCGCAAGGCCGGCACGACCGTCGACTTCGACGGCACCGAGGTCCCGGTCTTCGGCTCGGTCGCCGAGGCGATGGAGAAGACGGGCGCCAACGTCTCCGTCCTCTTCGTCCCGCCGGCGTTCGCCAAGGCCGCCGTCGTCGAGGCCATCGACGCCGAGATCCCGCTGGCCGTCGTCATCACCGAGGGCATCGCGGTGCACGACTCCGCCGCCTTCTGGGCGTACGCGACCGCCAAGGGCAACAAGACCCGCATCATCGGCCCGAACTGCCCGGGTCTGATCACCCCCGGCCAGTCCAACGCCGGCATCATCCCGGGCGACATCACCAAGCCCGGCAAGATCGGTCTCGTGTCCAAGTCCGGCACGCTGACCTACCAGATGATGTACGAGCTCCGTGACATCGGCTTCACCTCGGCCGTCGGCATCGGTGGCGACCCGGTCATCGGCACCACGCACATCGACGCCCTGGAGGCCTTCGAGGCCGACCCGGAGACCGAGCTGATCGTCATGATCGGCGAGATCGGCGGCGACGCCGAGGAGCGTGCGGCGGACTTCATCGCGAAGAACGTCACCAAGCCGGTCGTCGGTTACGTCGCGGGCTTCACCGCCCCCGAGGGCAAGACCATGGGCCACGCCGGCGCCATCGTCTCCGGCTCCTCCGGCACCGCGCAGGCCAAGAAGGAGGCCCTCGAGGCCGCCGGCGTCAAGGTCGGCAAGACGCCGACCGAGACGGCGAAGCTCGCGCGCGAGATCCTGAACGCCGCGCAGTAG